TTCGAGAAGACGCCGGTGTTCGCGTTTTCCGGGCAGAACCCGGTGCGGATCGATTCCGGGGCGCGGTGGCTGGGGATGAAGGCGGTTCCCGTGGAGACCCCGGAGATCCGGCCGGGGAGCCAAGGCCGGGGAGCGGTCGTCGCGGGAGAGGTCGTCTCGATGGCCGTGCCCGTCGAAAACGCGTTCGTCACCGTTTATTCCGGCGCCGATTCCGGGTTCAAGGGGATGGGGATCGCGATGAGCCCGCCCACGGGACCGGACGGCCGGTTCGAGATCGAGGGCCTGCCCGAATCCTCCTACTTCCTCGTGGCCCGGAGGCGCGGGTCGGGGGGGATGACCGGACCGCTCGAAAAAGGGGACCTCTACGGCTTCCATCCCGTTAACCCGGTGTATCTCAAGGAGGGCGCGGCGACGCACCTCCGGATCGAGTTGGTCGAAAAGGAGAAGACGCTGTCGTACTCGGAGGTGACTTCGGGGACGGAGACGGTGCTGCGCGGGCGGGTCGTGGACCGGGGCGGACTGCCCCAGGCGGGGGTCTACGCCTTCGTCTACGACGACCGGGTCTTCGGGCACCAGCGGCCTTTCGGGCATTCGGGGCGGACCGGCGCGGACGGGACGTTCGCGATCTACCTCGACCACCCCGGGACGTTCTACCTCGGGGCCCGGGAGAATTTCGGGAACTCTCCGAAGCCGGGAGAGCGGTTCGGCTTCTACGACGGGACCCCGGACCATGCCGTGACGGCGGTCTCCGGAAAGGCCGTCGAGGGGTTGACGATCATCGTCGAGCCGATCCTGCCGGAGGGGAAGTGACGCCGGGGCGCGCCGCGGGCCTCGCCGCCGCCGTCCTGCTGTTCGGCGGGATCGCCTCCTCCTGCGCGGGGGTCGCCGGGAAGTCCGCGGGTATGGAACCGGGAGCGCGGGAATCCCTCCCGGTGCGCGGCCTGGCATCCGACGAGACGTGGAGGGGACAGGTGCGGGTCCGCGGGTCGGTCGTCGTCCCCCGGGGAGTGACGCTCACGATCGAGCCCGGGACGGTCGTCCGTTTCGAGAAGATCGACGTGGACGGCGACGGGATCGGCGACTCCGAACTGTATGTAGAGGGGAACCTCATCGCAGAGGGGGCCCCCGGCCGACCGATCGTGTTCACCTCGGCGGAGGAAACGCCTTCCGCCCGGGACTGGAAGTACCTCTTCGTCAACCTCAGCCGGAAGACGGTTCTGACCCGATGCGTCTCGGAGTATGCCTTCTCCGGGGTGCAGATCCACTTTTCCCGCGCCACCGTCACCCACTGCCTCTTCCGCCGCAACGTGGACGGGTTCCGCTTCTCGACGGCGGAGGGGACGTTTTCCCGCAACCGGATGACGGAAAACGTATACGGCGTCCGGTACGAGGAGCGCGGCTCGAACGCGGTCCTGTCGCGCAACGACATCACCGGGAACAAGGTGGGGATCTTCTGCGTGATGGAGTCCACCGGGAAGGTGACGATCCGCGGGAACCGGATCCACGGGAACGAGGATTACGATTTCAAGCTAGGGAACCGGCAGAGGGGCGATGTTCCCGTCCCCGGGAACTGGTGGGGAACGGCGGACCCCGAGGCGATCCGGAAACGGATCTTCGACCGGGGGACGGAGGCCGAGCTCGGGCGCGTGCTCTTCGAGCCGCTCCTTCCCTCTCCGCCGCCGGACGGCGAGGGGTACGGGACGTGACGACGGGAACCGGCCGATGAAGACGATGCGCATCCTCCGCCGCCTGTCGCAATGGGCGGTCTTCCTGTTCTTCGTGTTCCTCTTCCTGAACACGGAGTACAAGGACAACGACGTCCTCCCTTACGCGGTCAACCTCTTCCTGCGGCTCGATCCCTTGATGGCGGGGGCGGCTTCGCTCGCGGGACGCGCCCTCATCGCCCTCGTCTGGCCCGCGCTGGTCCTTGCCCTGCTCACCGTCGTGCTGGGACGCTTCTTCTGCGGGTGGGCCTGCCCGCTCGGCGCGGTCATCGACGCGGCGGATGCGACGGTGTTCCGGAAGACGCGGCGCGGCGGCGCCGTCCCGGCATCCTGGCGGCGGTACAAGTTCCTCGTCCTCTTTTTCCTCGCCGCGTCGTCGTTCTTCACGCTCCAATGGGTCTTCCTCTTCGACCCGATCAGCATCCTCATCCGGACGTTCACCGTGTCCGTCTTCCCCGCGATCAACCTGGTGCTCCACCAGGTATTCGAC
The bacterium genome window above contains:
- a CDS encoding right-handed parallel beta-helix repeat-containing protein, coding for MTPGRAAGLAAAVLLFGGIASSCAGVAGKSAGMEPGARESLPVRGLASDETWRGQVRVRGSVVVPRGVTLTIEPGTVVRFEKIDVDGDGIGDSELYVEGNLIAEGAPGRPIVFTSAEETPSARDWKYLFVNLSRKTVLTRCVSEYAFSGVQIHFSRATVTHCLFRRNVDGFRFSTAEGTFSRNRMTENVYGVRYEERGSNAVLSRNDITGNKVGIFCVMESTGKVTIRGNRIHGNEDYDFKLGNRQRGDVPVPGNWWGTADPEAIRKRIFDRGTEAELGRVLFEPLLPSPPPDGEGYGT
- a CDS encoding carboxypeptidase-like regulatory domain-containing protein; this encodes MNASARVGAVLLLAAAMGCVSSCAEVSPRKGPAVLSGRLTSRGAPVAGARIALFERYDGSGKPPLRSVITAQDGGFRAEAPPGSYFVVAEGTFEKTPVFAFSGQNPVRIDSGARWLGMKAVPVETPEIRPGSQGRGAVVAGEVVSMAVPVENAFVTVYSGADSGFKGMGIAMSPPTGPDGRFEIEGLPESSYFLVARRRGSGGMTGPLEKGDLYGFHPVNPVYLKEGAATHLRIELVEKEKTLSYSEVTSGTETVLRGRVVDRGGLPQAGVYAFVYDDRVFGHQRPFGHSGRTGADGTFAIYLDHPGTFYLGARENFGNSPKPGERFGFYDGTPDHAVTAVSGKAVEGLTIIVEPILPEGK